The Miscanthus floridulus cultivar M001 chromosome 7, ASM1932011v1, whole genome shotgun sequence genome includes a region encoding these proteins:
- the LOC136463965 gene encoding scarecrow-like protein 8 translates to MDPAGAPWCDPRRGYAYAYGAGSAAEAPALKRQPPPPQQQLLPPRQDVAAVASGRVLKRSHGEVERWQQALYLRAVRQRVAAQSQIAHPPIDIGSVLAGAATARTSGSSRPPSTGFAGLSPQPSSTLSSLTTASHMETPPSHMLQRQMVAATSAPPQAVARVPAAGRSAARELVLLQELEKHLLGDDDDGEAEATGSACGSTVTSSAWGDTIQELNSITAAPLTSLPNNHNTAPAVSIRSPSNSSSSAASSAASSSPPTSTASSRQLLSEAAAAIADGNHAAAAAHLAVLKVAANPRGDAEQRLVAMMAAALSSRIGRPPAPQHLAVLCGAEQRAACQLLHDVSPCFDLALHGANLAILDAVADQRVIHLIDFDVSVAQHIALIQALSSRRVAGTCLKVTAVADPTSPFTPALAQALPATEQRLKRHAQQAGLDFRFETVSCVAGELEASRLGCEPGGDALVVNLAFVLSRVPDESVSPANPRDELLRGVRALCPRVVTLVEQELNANTAPLAARFADACAHYGAVLESLDATLARDSAQKARAETALANKAANAVAREGPERVERCEVFGKWSARFGMAGLRPVAIGQGVADRVRARLRPGFDVKLDSGRLGVDWMGRVVTVASAWR, encoded by the coding sequence ATGGACCCCGCTGGCGCGCCGTGGTGCGACCCTCGCCGTGGGTACGCCTACGCCTACGGCGCCGGATCGGCCGCGGAGGCGCCGGCGCTGAAGAGGCAAcctccgccgccgcagcagcagctgctgccgcCTCGACAGGACGTTGCGGCCGTGGCGAGCGGCCGGGTGCTTAAGAGGAGCCATGGCGAGGTGGAGAGGTGGCAGCAGGCGCTGTACCTGCGCGCGGTGAGGCAGCGCGTCGCGGCACAGTCGCAGATCGCGCACCCGCCGATCGACATCGGGTCCGTGCTGGCGGGGGCCGCCACCGCGCGGACCTCGGGTTCCTCCAGGCCGCCTTCAACGGGCTTTGCCGGGCTCTCGCCGCAGCCGTCGTCGACGCTGTCGTCGCTCACCACCGCGTCGCACATGGAGACGCCGCCGTCGCATATGTTGCAGCGGCAGATGGTGGCTGCAACGTCCGCGCCTCCGCAGGCCGTGGCCAGGGTGCCGGCTGCGGGTCGCTCGGCGGCCAGAGAGCTGGTGTTGTTGCAGGAGCTGGAGAAGCACCTactcggcgacgacgacgacggcgaggcagaggcgacggggaGTGCATGTGGCTCCACGGTCACCAGCTCTGCGTGGGGGGACACGATACAGGAGCTCAATTCCATCACCGCCGCGCCTTTGACGTCTCTTCCCAACAACCACAACACCGCGCCTGCCGTGTCAATAAGGTCTCCGTCGAACTCCTCGTCGTCCGCGGCTTCGTCGGCAGCGTCCAGCTCGCCGCCGACCTCGACAGCCTCGTCGCGCCAGCTGCTGtccgaggccgccgccgccatcgccgacGGCAACCACGCAGCGGCGGCCGCTCACCTCGCGGTCCTGAAGGTTGCCGCAAACCCGCGCGGGGACGCGGAACAGAGGCTTGTGGCCATGATGGCGGCCGCCCTGTCCTCCCGCATCGGACGACCGCCCGCGCCTCAACACCTCGCGGTCCTATGCGGAGCCGAGCAGCGTGCGGCATGCCAGCTCCTGCACGACGTCTCCCCCTGCTTCGACCTCGCCCTCCACGGTGCCAACCTCGCCATCCTCGACGCCGTAGCCGACCAGCGCGTCATCCACCTGATCGACTTCGACGTTAGCGTCGCGCAGCATATCGCCCTCATCCAAGCCCTCTCCAGCCGCCGCGTGGCCGGCACATGTCTCAAGGTCACGGCCGTCGCCGACCCCACGTCGCCGTTCACGCCGGCTCTAGCGCAGGCGCTCCCGGCCACGGAGCAGCGGCTCAAGAGGCACGCCCAGCAGGCAGGGCTGGATTTCCGGTTCGAAACAGTCAGCTGCGTTGCTGGAGAGCTCGAGGCGTCGAGGCTCGGGTGCGAGCCAGGAGGGGATGCGCTGGTGGTGAACCTGGCGTTCGTTCTGTCGCGCGTCCCAGACGAGAGTGTGTCCCCGGCGAACCCGCGCGACGAGCTCCTCCGCGGCGTGCGCGCGCTGTGCCCGCGCGTGGTGACGCTCGTGGAGCAGGAGCTTAACGCCAACACGGCGCCTCTGGCGGCGCGGTTTGCCGATGCGTGCGCGCACTACGGCGCGGTGCTGGAGTCTCTGGACGCGACCCTGGCCCGCGACAGCGCGCAGAAGGCCCGGGCCGAGACGGCCCTGGCGAACAAGGCGGCCAACGCCGTGGCGCGGGAGGGCCCCGAGCGGGTGGAGCGGTGCGAGGTGTTCGGCAAGTGGAGCGCCCGGTTCGGCATGGCGGGGCTGCGGCCCGTGGCGATCGGGCAGGGCGTCGCCGACCGCGTCAGGGCACGGCTACGTCCGGGGTTCGACGTGAAGCTGGACAGCGGCCGGCTCGGGGTCGACTGGATGGGGCGCGTGGTCACCGTCGCCTCCGCCTGGCGTTAG